Proteins found in one Brevibacillus brevis genomic segment:
- a CDS encoding YugN-like family protein, with protein sequence MQHINSNLPGTRATFGYFREALQPHFTLSNWDYEQGYFDRALDDKNTVFLRLPVKVLQGELDSPDAWLEIGRPFVIRHVYQTGVEEDIGYTEALASGLMNQFQEPVDKDAQIDSRWIRKAEAVVKELENRLA encoded by the coding sequence ATGCAACACATAAACAGCAATTTGCCAGGCACGCGGGCGACATTCGGTTATTTTCGTGAAGCGCTTCAACCGCATTTTACATTATCCAACTGGGATTATGAGCAAGGGTACTTCGACCGGGCGCTGGATGACAAAAACACGGTCTTTTTGCGCTTACCTGTAAAAGTATTGCAAGGCGAGCTTGATAGCCCAGATGCATGGTTGGAAATCGGGCGGCCGTTTGTGATCCGACATGTGTACCAGACTGGGGTAGAGGAAGATATCGGCTACACGGAGGCGCTCGCTTCGGGCTTGATGAATCAGTTTCAAGAGCCGGTAGACAAGGACGCACAGATTGATTCGAGATGGATTCGAAAAGCAGAAGCGGTTGTCAAAGAGCTGGAGAATCGCCTCGCGTGA
- a CDS encoding NUDIX domain-containing protein, whose translation MAWYHTVAKWYWKIRKPLTLGVRVIVTDKEKGVLLIRHTYVHGWYLPGGGVERGESFGDAARRELWEECGIRADGLTLCHLFYSEREGKRDHIALYHVDLTTGQELHKDDKEVAEMRFFAWDELPREISPATKRRLSQFRNQSFQSDRW comes from the coding sequence ATGGCCTGGTACCATACAGTGGCGAAATGGTATTGGAAAATCCGCAAGCCTCTCACCTTGGGTGTTCGTGTCATTGTAACGGATAAAGAAAAGGGAGTTTTGTTAATTCGACATACGTATGTCCATGGCTGGTATTTGCCGGGAGGGGGAGTGGAGCGAGGAGAGTCGTTTGGGGATGCTGCTCGCAGAGAGCTGTGGGAGGAGTGCGGAATACGAGCGGACGGACTTACCCTCTGCCATCTTTTTTACAGTGAGCGGGAAGGGAAACGAGATCATATTGCCTTGTATCATGTCGACCTTACAACTGGCCAAGAATTGCATAAGGATGACAAAGAAGTAGCGGAAATGCGCTTTTTCGCTTGGGATGAGCTTCCTCGGGAAATATCACCAGCTACGAAGAGGCGTTTATCTCAATTTCGCAACCAGTCTTTTCAGAGTGACCGCTGGTGA
- a CDS encoding NAD kinase, with translation MKIATVLRNDDYTREVEQALKEKLHAANSPFTFVKGPGEQPDMVLSIGGDGTLLEAVHQYGIEPSYVGIHTGHLGFYADWRPEELDEFVERLIHEEPLIAEYPTVQCRISTRDGKQYEKWALNEMVLRNANLSTLVTCVYINGDELETFRGDGLIVSSPSGSTAYNKAVDGAIVHPSIEAIQLSEIASINNQAYRTINSSLVLPKHHEVELIVMNPEIMIGLDREQAVWKDVCSIRCRVGPDKVKFARYKRLTFWGRVRNSFISG, from the coding sequence ATGAAGATTGCGACTGTACTGCGAAATGACGATTATACACGAGAAGTAGAACAAGCATTAAAAGAAAAGCTGCATGCAGCAAACAGCCCGTTTACTTTTGTGAAGGGACCCGGTGAGCAACCGGATATGGTGTTGTCCATCGGGGGAGACGGGACACTTTTGGAAGCCGTCCATCAATACGGGATCGAGCCGTCTTATGTGGGCATTCATACGGGACATCTCGGCTTCTATGCGGACTGGCGTCCCGAGGAGCTGGACGAATTCGTTGAGCGTTTGATACACGAAGAGCCTCTGATCGCGGAATACCCGACTGTCCAATGCAGGATCAGTACAAGAGATGGAAAGCAGTACGAAAAGTGGGCGTTGAATGAAATGGTTTTGCGTAACGCGAATTTGTCTACCTTGGTGACATGCGTCTATATAAATGGCGATGAGCTGGAGACGTTTCGCGGTGACGGCTTGATCGTTTCGTCACCATCAGGAAGTACAGCCTACAACAAGGCGGTGGATGGAGCGATTGTCCATCCGTCCATTGAGGCGATTCAGTTGTCCGAGATTGCTTCGATCAATAACCAAGCGTATCGGACGATCAACAGCTCGCTCGTATTGCCGAAGCATCATGAAGTAGAGCTGATCGTCATGAATCCCGAGATTATGATCGGCTTGGATCGCGAGCAGGCAGTGTGGAAAGATGTGTGTTCCATTCGTTGCAGAGTGGGACCCGACAAAGTGAAATTCGCTCGCTACAAGCGACTGACGTTTTGGGGGCGGGTTCGCAATTCGTTTATATCCGGATAG
- a CDS encoding MOSC domain-containing protein produces MKKVGTLQTIFRHPVKGMRGEELASSTVDEFGLYGDRAYYFWDNTRQGKYLSADVVPALIGYHASMSEGTGKEAYPPIRIEARDGSVHTWDDALFAHVAETVKRSITPMISSPQKGGVNWEDHILLVTDASLREIARQIGAEQVDPRRFRGNLVVVLEDDEPFAEDKWLGKQIKINDVTLQVNKHCERCVYVNIDPETLAMTPAVLKACVKRHNNHFGVYASVVKTGSVSQGDDVFLVEIGSDGE; encoded by the coding sequence ATGAAAAAAGTAGGAACATTACAGACCATTTTCCGTCATCCTGTCAAAGGAATGCGAGGGGAAGAGCTTGCATCAAGTACGGTCGATGAATTTGGCTTGTATGGAGACCGTGCCTATTATTTTTGGGACAATACTCGTCAAGGCAAGTATCTCAGTGCGGATGTTGTGCCCGCTCTTATCGGATATCATGCCAGCATGAGCGAAGGGACAGGAAAAGAAGCGTACCCGCCGATTCGGATTGAAGCCCGGGATGGCAGTGTACATACGTGGGATGATGCTTTATTTGCCCATGTCGCGGAGACGGTGAAGCGCTCCATTACGCCTATGATTAGTAGTCCGCAAAAAGGCGGCGTGAACTGGGAAGACCACATTCTGCTGGTCACGGATGCATCTCTCAGAGAGATCGCGCGGCAGATTGGGGCAGAACAGGTAGATCCACGACGCTTTCGAGGGAATTTGGTCGTTGTCCTGGAGGATGATGAGCCGTTTGCTGAAGACAAATGGCTGGGCAAACAGATCAAAATCAATGATGTGACCTTGCAAGTCAACAAGCACTGCGAGCGCTGTGTGTATGTCAATATCGATCCAGAAACCTTGGCGATGACTCCTGCCGTATTGAAGGCATGCGTCAAGCGTCATAATAATCACTTTGGCGTTTATGCTTCGGTTGTCAAGACGGGCAGCGTGTCACAAGGCGATGACGTTTTTTTAGTGGAGATTGGGAGTGACGGGGAATGA
- a CDS encoding YbaK/EbsC family protein: MIVSPLEKVRSYVQRYDSSIEPILFEQPLPTSEVAAQALGVEIGQIAKSILFRVDEQFALFVAAGDVRVHPKQVKAAFGQGKPKMATPEEVEKMTGFRVGAVCPFALQEEVPVYVDRSLKRFSVVYTAAGIAESLLPVSYEALLEMTGAKEIDAASAEGSAS; encoded by the coding sequence ATGATTGTTAGCCCTTTGGAAAAGGTTCGCAGCTACGTACAACGTTATGATTCGAGTATCGAGCCGATTTTGTTTGAACAGCCGTTGCCTACGTCCGAAGTGGCTGCACAGGCATTAGGTGTCGAGATCGGCCAAATTGCAAAGTCGATCTTGTTTCGGGTGGATGAGCAGTTCGCCTTGTTCGTGGCAGCAGGCGATGTACGCGTCCATCCCAAGCAAGTGAAGGCAGCGTTTGGACAAGGAAAGCCAAAGATGGCTACGCCGGAAGAAGTAGAAAAAATGACAGGTTTCCGTGTCGGAGCGGTTTGTCCATTTGCTTTGCAGGAAGAAGTGCCTGTCTATGTGGATCGGTCCTTGAAACGCTTTTCTGTGGTTTATACGGCGGCTGGTATCGCAGAATCACTTTTGCCAGTCTCTTATGAGGCCTTGTTGGAAATGACAGGGGCAAAGGAAATCGATGCGGCTTCTGCTGAAGGGAGCGCATCATGA
- a CDS encoding MDR family MFS transporter, producing MQWLSWDLNLKTRLIGETLFNLLFWMYFPFLTLHFSDTFGKNVAGLLMAVPPIMSTIGNLFGGYLADRFGRRYVMLSGAFLQAGMFVLFAFSLSSWIDYLAFIGIGLGKALYSPASSAMVADLTSEKDRRRVFATFVTAMNIGAVLGPALGAIFFFQYRSELLWTCALVTFLYSIAIWFNVRETLPQSVKSSVASIHFPSVMKEQWQSYAVILRDKAFAIYIFAGMLITIAIVQLDLFLAVYVKEFVPAQTLFSWNAWSLSLSSTEIFGWMLGISGLLFVLCALPVTKWFENWSDRNVFLLSSLLFGMGMFLVGFTTNAWLLFGCVVVFTVGEVMRTPVEQSFVSKYAPEHARGQYMGAANLQYSLGRFLAPVTVILSEWIIPIGVFGFILFCSLLSAVLYVKLFQIVQNRESSPSN from the coding sequence GTGCAATGGCTGTCATGGGATCTGAATCTAAAGACCAGATTGATCGGCGAGACGCTTTTCAACTTATTGTTTTGGATGTACTTTCCCTTCCTCACCCTCCACTTTAGTGATACCTTTGGCAAAAATGTTGCCGGGTTACTCATGGCAGTACCACCGATTATGAGTACGATCGGCAATCTTTTTGGCGGCTATTTGGCTGATCGATTTGGTCGTCGATATGTCATGCTGTCAGGAGCGTTTTTGCAGGCAGGCATGTTTGTGCTGTTTGCCTTCTCCCTCTCTTCTTGGATCGATTATCTTGCGTTTATAGGAATCGGGCTTGGTAAAGCGCTATACAGCCCGGCGAGTTCTGCCATGGTCGCTGATCTCACCTCCGAAAAAGACAGACGGAGAGTCTTCGCTACCTTTGTTACAGCCATGAACATTGGCGCTGTTTTGGGACCCGCTCTGGGTGCTATCTTTTTCTTTCAATACCGAAGTGAGCTGCTATGGACTTGTGCGCTTGTCACTTTTTTGTATTCGATTGCAATCTGGTTCAATGTGAGAGAGACACTGCCACAGTCCGTAAAAAGCTCTGTCGCCTCTATCCATTTCCCTTCCGTTATGAAGGAGCAATGGCAGAGCTATGCCGTCATTCTACGCGACAAAGCTTTTGCGATCTATATTTTCGCAGGCATGCTGATTACGATCGCAATCGTGCAGCTCGATCTATTTTTGGCAGTCTATGTAAAAGAATTCGTCCCAGCACAGACGCTGTTTTCGTGGAATGCCTGGTCACTCTCGCTTAGCAGTACGGAGATTTTCGGATGGATGCTGGGAATAAGCGGCCTTCTTTTTGTTCTGTGCGCTTTGCCTGTTACCAAATGGTTTGAGAACTGGAGCGACCGGAATGTCTTCCTCTTGTCCTCCCTGCTATTTGGCATGGGCATGTTTTTGGTAGGATTCACGACGAATGCCTGGCTGTTGTTCGGATGCGTGGTCGTCTTTACCGTAGGGGAAGTGATGAGAACTCCGGTTGAGCAGAGCTTCGTCAGCAAATACGCACCAGAACATGCACGCGGACAGTACATGGGTGCGGCTAACCTGCAGTACTCACTTGGCCGCTTCCTCGCTCCCGTGACCGTCATTCTTTCGGAGTGGATCATACCGATTGGCGTTTTTGGGTTTATCCTGTTCTGCTCCCTTTTGAGTGCCGTTCTTTACGTAAAGCTATTCCAAATCGTTCAGAACCGCGAGTCCTCTCCTTCCAACTAA
- a CDS encoding GNAT family N-acetyltransferase — translation MLQIRDAVLSDLPAMLAIYNYAVENLVATFDLEPQTLAQREVWFHKHGGRHPIILAESEGKVIGYCSLSVFREKPAYQKSTELSIYIAPDKSGKGIGTALMSAILERARQLEYHTIVSGIVGGNDASVKLHEKFGFTLAGKFQEVGFKFGEWHDVHFYQWMVK, via the coding sequence ATGCTACAGATCCGAGACGCAGTTCTGAGTGACCTGCCCGCTATGCTCGCTATTTACAACTACGCGGTGGAAAATCTGGTTGCTACCTTTGACTTGGAGCCACAGACCTTGGCCCAGCGCGAAGTGTGGTTTCACAAACACGGTGGCAGACATCCGATCATCCTCGCCGAATCCGAAGGGAAAGTGATCGGATATTGCAGTCTGTCCGTTTTCCGCGAGAAGCCCGCCTATCAAAAATCAACGGAACTGTCTATTTATATCGCCCCCGATAAAAGCGGGAAAGGTATCGGCACTGCCTTGATGAGTGCGATTCTGGAGCGCGCCAGACAACTCGAATACCATACGATCGTGAGCGGAATCGTAGGCGGCAATGACGCCAGCGTGAAGCTGCACGAGAAATTCGGTTTTACATTGGCAGGGAAGTTTCAAGAGGTGGGATTCAAGTTCGGAGAATGGCACGATGTTCATTTTTATCAATGGATGGTCAAGTAA
- a CDS encoding exonuclease domain-containing protein, translated as MAKWDLFGRIWHMNRDVPGIADDKQHIAYLRSISKANKPVDSSADIPLHDLEVVVVDLETTGFYPDHGDAIISMGAVAMRGEHLLLGDSFYTLVNPGRAIPPHIRSLTGITDDMVADAPELVEALSRFFQFVGDRPLVAHHSRHEREFLRSGLWKTSRRPFTHRMLDTMLLIRLLSNPIGNGSLDALCVAHDIPISRRHHAYCDAVAAGTLWAKYLIKAQSQGYTHLRQVYEAVR; from the coding sequence GTGGCAAAATGGGACTTATTCGGTCGCATTTGGCATATGAACCGCGATGTTCCGGGTATTGCAGATGATAAGCAACACATCGCCTATCTGCGCTCCATCTCCAAAGCGAATAAACCAGTCGATTCCAGTGCCGATATTCCTCTACACGATCTGGAGGTTGTTGTCGTCGATCTGGAAACGACCGGTTTTTATCCCGACCACGGAGACGCGATTATATCGATGGGAGCAGTCGCCATGAGAGGAGAACACCTCCTCCTCGGTGATTCTTTTTATACGTTGGTCAATCCAGGACGGGCGATTCCTCCACACATCCGCTCTCTCACTGGGATTACCGATGATATGGTTGCCGATGCTCCCGAGCTAGTAGAGGCTTTGTCCCGTTTTTTTCAATTCGTTGGAGATCGTCCGCTCGTTGCCCATCACTCTCGCCATGAGCGTGAATTTTTGCGATCTGGGCTTTGGAAAACGAGCAGGCGTCCATTTACCCATCGCATGCTGGATACGATGCTGCTCATCCGATTGTTGAGCAATCCGATTGGCAACGGCTCGCTGGACGCCCTCTGTGTGGCCCATGACATCCCGATCTCACGCAGGCATCACGCTTACTGTGACGCTGTTGCCGCTGGTACACTCTGGGCGAAGTATTTGATTAAAGCACAATCCCAAGGCTATACACACCTGCGGCAGGTTTACGAAGCCGTACGCTAG
- a CDS encoding DUF294 nucleotidyltransferase-like domain-containing protein, which produces MRREFLDPSVLRPLNRAGELAPFSIVVNLIHDNLIRQGVLLAVNDLAKRGLGTPPVPFAFLQFGSGGRSEQALISDQDNGLVYQMPNHLGEQEKEKIHGYFQLLGATIVAGLEVAGYPPCQGNVTCLSPKWRGSTEQWLDQIDRWVSHPIWENARYLLLASDVRVLCGESAIFTPVHDRFRQLLAGNVFLLNRLVSNTLHYRVPLGIFGRVLPEVHGRFRGAINVKYGIYLPLVNCVRHFALAHGIFASSTLERLDLLGEKGVWSKSFCDEVAAYFRQIQGLRLIAPLHWEDGQYTSNSYIKLGELSPDTQAMVRQSMKLAIRLQKMTEKLPSVFGG; this is translated from the coding sequence TTGCGACGAGAATTTTTGGACCCTTCTGTGTTGCGTCCATTAAATCGCGCAGGGGAATTAGCCCCCTTTTCCATCGTCGTCAATCTGATTCACGACAATCTCATCCGACAAGGGGTGCTCCTCGCTGTGAACGACCTTGCCAAAAGAGGCTTGGGTACCCCTCCCGTCCCCTTTGCCTTTCTGCAATTCGGCAGTGGCGGTCGATCAGAGCAAGCACTCATCAGCGATCAAGATAACGGTCTCGTCTATCAAATGCCAAATCATCTGGGCGAACAGGAAAAAGAGAAGATACATGGCTACTTTCAATTACTGGGGGCGACGATCGTTGCAGGCTTGGAAGTGGCTGGTTATCCTCCCTGCCAAGGGAATGTGACTTGCCTCTCACCAAAATGGCGAGGTAGCACCGAGCAATGGCTGGACCAAATAGACAGATGGGTCTCTCACCCCATATGGGAGAACGCCCGTTATTTACTGCTCGCAAGTGATGTGCGTGTCTTATGCGGGGAATCGGCCATTTTTACTCCCGTCCATGATCGTTTCCGTCAATTGCTTGCAGGGAATGTCTTCTTGCTGAATCGACTGGTGAGCAATACGTTGCATTATCGGGTGCCGCTCGGAATCTTTGGCAGAGTTTTACCTGAGGTCCATGGACGATTCCGCGGTGCCATCAATGTGAAGTATGGCATTTATTTGCCACTGGTGAATTGCGTACGGCATTTTGCCTTGGCGCATGGAATCTTTGCCAGTTCTACCTTGGAACGCTTGGATCTACTCGGCGAAAAAGGCGTCTGGAGCAAAAGCTTTTGTGACGAGGTAGCCGCATACTTCCGGCAAATTCAAGGTTTGCGACTGATCGCCCCCCTCCATTGGGAAGATGGGCAATACACAAGCAATAGCTATATCAAACTAGGGGAGCTTTCTCCTGACACCCAAGCGATGGTGCGACAGTCGATGAAGCTGGCGATCCGCCTGCAAAAAATGACCGAAAAGCTCCCCTCCGTTTTTGGGGGATAG
- a CDS encoding ammonium transporter yields the protein MEPTVASLSSAIDATWVMVSAILVILMQVGFALLEAGSTRMKNAGHVAGKTVLTFGICSIAFWAFGFGLTFGDGNSFIGLSGFFFDGMQKEAFSAFSAATVPISILFLFQLAFAAVSLAIAWGGFAERAKLSIYFIFSVLFTVLIYPVVGHWVWGGGWLAQLGMQDFAGSTVVHLQGAIVALVATILLKPRIGKYNRDGSSNLIPGHNQVYSVLGVLFLWIGWFGFNAGSTLGSTSGFFGYIAVTTNLATAAGAVAALAISWIVMGKADIPSMLNGVLAALVAITASCAFVDPWAAVVIGAVSGILTFYTSIWFDRMGIDDPVFAFSVHGVAGIWGTLSTGLFATPELAEKVGVGGPGLFYGGGLHQLGVQALGLAGSALYVFVVAFIILYVLKVTIGLRVTEEEEVVGLDLSEHGGYGYPELLQPERVRPAAATQSSTSHSLT from the coding sequence ATGGAACCTACTGTCGCAAGTCTCTCGTCTGCCATTGACGCCACATGGGTCATGGTCTCTGCTATTCTGGTCATTCTCATGCAGGTTGGATTCGCCCTGCTGGAAGCTGGTTCTACTCGCATGAAAAACGCTGGTCACGTCGCAGGAAAAACAGTCCTAACCTTCGGCATCTGCTCGATTGCCTTCTGGGCCTTTGGCTTTGGTCTGACGTTTGGAGACGGGAACTCTTTCATCGGACTTTCCGGATTCTTTTTTGACGGCATGCAAAAAGAAGCTTTCTCCGCTTTTTCCGCTGCAACTGTCCCTATCTCGATCCTCTTCCTCTTTCAGCTCGCTTTTGCAGCCGTTTCACTCGCGATCGCCTGGGGCGGTTTTGCTGAACGCGCCAAGCTATCCATTTATTTTATTTTCAGCGTACTGTTTACTGTCCTCATCTATCCTGTCGTCGGTCACTGGGTATGGGGCGGCGGTTGGTTGGCGCAGCTCGGGATGCAAGACTTCGCTGGTTCTACGGTTGTCCATCTCCAAGGGGCCATCGTCGCACTCGTCGCCACTATCCTTTTGAAGCCCCGTATTGGAAAATACAATCGCGACGGCAGTTCCAATCTGATTCCTGGTCACAACCAAGTCTACTCTGTCTTAGGTGTCCTGTTTCTTTGGATCGGTTGGTTCGGGTTCAACGCCGGCTCTACATTAGGCAGCACATCTGGATTTTTCGGCTATATTGCCGTCACTACCAATCTCGCTACCGCAGCGGGTGCTGTCGCCGCTCTTGCTATCTCCTGGATCGTCATGGGAAAAGCAGATATTCCAAGCATGCTCAACGGCGTCCTCGCTGCTCTCGTCGCGATTACAGCATCTTGTGCCTTTGTCGATCCGTGGGCAGCTGTCGTGATTGGCGCTGTGTCAGGTATTCTCACATTTTATACATCCATTTGGTTTGACCGCATGGGGATTGATGATCCTGTCTTCGCTTTTTCCGTGCATGGGGTGGCTGGTATATGGGGAACGTTGTCCACGGGCTTATTCGCTACCCCAGAGCTTGCTGAAAAGGTCGGCGTAGGCGGTCCTGGGCTGTTTTATGGCGGTGGCCTGCATCAGTTAGGGGTTCAGGCGTTGGGGTTGGCTGGCTCCGCGCTCTACGTCTTCGTGGTAGCCTTCATCATTTTGTATGTATTAAAAGTAACCATTGGCCTGCGAGTCACTGAAGAGGAAGAGGTGGTTGGTCTTGACCTTAGCGAACACGGGGGATACGGCTATCCCGAACTGCTCCAGCCTGAACGCGTACGACCGGCTGCAGCTACCCAAAGCAGCACCTCTCACTCTCTCACCTGA
- a CDS encoding MFS transporter: MDSSPSLWKNSSFLKLWLAQMTASIGDHCYSFALLWYLLQATKSGTVLSLLAIPEMVAGLMFYLVGGVMADRYSPRMLMVGADVARILVAITVGIMVYIGVEEFAFFLAAQFLLGLFSSLFQPARTVALKSAVPQEQLGRANAILDTTFRTIRIIAPMSIGLVASIMPLSTLFFVNAGSYLISVLFLYAIRISLTDQQQGSTTKMTPSQYARDIASGLRELKQNRALFLILLFSNMGFLVWQVTYTVGFPFMAERMQQGNGSTLAVLLGFYGIGNLLGSLYMARSFYTRYLFVILVGWVFQAVGFLLLTTGGTVHWVAFLGAAVAGIGGPLIGIPTVTAIQIKASSSSTGKIFAINMLMFTFFCTLSSSLGAIWLGKWPVEQLFLVSGLFLAAMSFAGLLIEKRAPAEQHQSSSV, translated from the coding sequence GTGGATTCATCCCCATCTTTATGGAAAAATAGTTCGTTCCTCAAGCTCTGGCTTGCACAAATGACCGCAAGCATCGGAGATCATTGCTACAGCTTCGCTTTACTCTGGTATTTGCTCCAAGCAACCAAATCGGGTACGGTGTTGAGCCTGCTCGCAATCCCGGAAATGGTGGCGGGTCTCATGTTTTACCTCGTCGGCGGGGTCATGGCTGACCGGTACAGCCCACGCATGCTTATGGTGGGTGCAGATGTTGCGCGAATTCTAGTCGCGATCACGGTAGGCATCATGGTCTACATAGGTGTGGAAGAGTTTGCTTTTTTTCTGGCAGCCCAATTCTTGTTGGGTTTGTTCTCCAGTCTGTTTCAGCCAGCACGAACCGTTGCACTCAAATCAGCGGTTCCCCAAGAGCAGCTAGGGCGAGCAAATGCCATTTTGGATACGACTTTCCGAACGATTCGGATTATTGCGCCTATGTCGATTGGACTGGTCGCTTCGATCATGCCGCTGTCTACTTTGTTTTTTGTGAATGCAGGCAGCTATTTGATTTCCGTCTTGTTCCTTTATGCCATTCGTATTTCGTTGACTGATCAACAACAAGGATCTACTACGAAAATGACACCCAGTCAGTACGCCCGGGATATTGCCTCAGGTTTACGGGAGCTTAAACAAAATCGCGCTTTGTTCTTGATTCTTCTTTTTAGCAATATGGGCTTTCTCGTCTGGCAGGTTACTTACACGGTGGGCTTTCCGTTTATGGCAGAACGCATGCAGCAAGGTAACGGAAGTACATTAGCTGTCTTGTTGGGCTTCTACGGCATCGGGAACTTGCTGGGAAGCCTGTACATGGCTCGCTCGTTCTACACCCGGTATTTATTTGTGATTTTGGTTGGATGGGTGTTTCAGGCAGTCGGATTCCTGTTGCTAACGACAGGAGGCACCGTTCACTGGGTTGCCTTCCTCGGAGCAGCCGTGGCAGGGATCGGGGGGCCGCTCATTGGTATCCCGACCGTGACTGCTATTCAAATCAAAGCATCCAGCAGCAGCACAGGCAAAATTTTTGCGATCAACATGCTGATGTTCACCTTCTTTTGCACATTGTCCAGCAGCCTCGGTGCCATCTGGCTGGGCAAATGGCCCGTCGAGCAGCTTTTCCTCGTCAGTGGACTATTCCTCGCTGCCATGAGCTTCGCAGGCCTCCTGATTGAAAAACGAGCACCAGCCGAACAACACCAATCCTCCTCCGTTTAA
- a CDS encoding MFS transporter, giving the protein MERLFLMIFFFTMFLIGTNTFIISPLLPTLRELYHVSTSQAAWLIGTYALGFALAALVAGPLSDNRNRKHVMAVGMLGFALSTIACAFAPSFTAMLFFRFLAGICSAFIGPQVWAAIPVLFPPARIGKAMGVVMAGLSVSQVIGVPIGSFLSAYHWSFPFLAVGITSLGAFVLIIRKLPDLLPPTSIAGLGTNNARVAIFARYKDLLRLPQASRSFIGYFVFMTGVYAVFSFYGVWLSDQYQQSVTEIGLITLVIGLGNTVGSLLSGWLLERWKRSTILTVGFLGSALLYLVLPYIPGVGFLQVVLFFMYCFGGVLVPVLMGYLQSLSDTSRGTISSLANACMYIGTFIASSFAGSLYSNFGFAGVSTFASFTFLIAYFLFVWRTGKLNVTAQA; this is encoded by the coding sequence ATGGAGCGCCTATTTTTGATGATCTTTTTCTTCACCATGTTTTTGATTGGCACGAACACATTTATCATTAGCCCACTGCTGCCAACCTTGCGAGAGTTATATCACGTATCCACGAGCCAGGCAGCCTGGCTGATCGGAACTTATGCTCTCGGATTTGCTTTGGCCGCTTTAGTCGCTGGTCCGCTATCTGATAATCGAAATAGGAAACATGTGATGGCAGTCGGTATGCTTGGATTTGCACTTTCCACAATTGCATGTGCCTTTGCACCTAGCTTCACCGCGATGCTTTTCTTTCGCTTCCTTGCCGGGATCTGTTCTGCCTTTATCGGACCTCAAGTGTGGGCTGCCATTCCTGTTTTGTTTCCCCCTGCACGTATCGGAAAAGCAATGGGAGTTGTCATGGCTGGTCTTTCCGTTTCCCAAGTGATCGGTGTCCCTATAGGCAGTTTTCTGTCAGCTTATCATTGGTCGTTCCCTTTTTTGGCTGTAGGAATTACTTCTCTCGGAGCTTTTGTACTCATTATCCGAAAACTTCCTGATTTATTGCCGCCTACCTCCATAGCCGGGCTTGGAACAAACAACGCCCGAGTGGCTATTTTTGCACGTTACAAGGATCTGTTGCGACTGCCACAAGCTTCACGCAGCTTTATCGGCTATTTCGTTTTCATGACGGGTGTCTATGCAGTCTTTTCATTCTATGGTGTATGGCTTTCCGATCAATATCAGCAATCCGTTACCGAAATTGGCTTGATCACTTTAGTTATCGGGCTTGGCAACACCGTTGGCAGCTTACTCAGCGGTTGGTTACTCGAGCGTTGGAAGAGAAGTACGATTTTGACCGTTGGGTTTCTGGGCAGCGCCCTACTCTATCTTGTTTTGCCTTACATACCGGGAGTCGGCTTTTTGCAGGTTGTCCTCTTCTTCATGTACTGCTTTGGCGGTGTACTCGTGCCTGTTCTGATGGGTTACTTGCAATCATTGTCCGACACCTCGCGCGGTACCATATCGAGCTTGGCCAACGCTTGCATGTACATAGGGACATTCATTGCCTCTTCTTTCGCAGGCAGTTTGTATTCTAATTTTGGTTTCGCGGGGGTCAGCACCTTCGCCTCATTCACGTTTCTTATCGCTTATTTTCTCTTTGTTTGGAGGACTGGTAAATTAAATGTAACCGCACAAGCATGA
- a CDS encoding ArsR/SmtB family transcription factor: MNIEQLELTEKRIKIFKALADETRLAILKALYHSGNELSCTEVGLTCDTSKSNASYHFKTLREAGLIKVRKEGQTRYMRIYKETFDHILPGFLDTL; the protein is encoded by the coding sequence ATGAATATTGAACAACTTGAACTAACCGAAAAGCGAATCAAAATTTTTAAAGCGTTGGCAGATGAGACAAGGCTAGCCATTTTAAAAGCCTTATATCATTCCGGCAACGAGCTGAGTTGTACAGAAGTGGGCTTGACCTGCGATACTTCCAAGTCCAATGCCTCCTATCATTTCAAGACACTTCGAGAGGCAGGACTGATCAAAGTCAGAAAGGAGGGGCAAACACGGTACATGCGCATCTATAAAGAGACATTTGATCATATACTGCCTGGCTTTTTAGATACCTTGTGA